In one Microbacterium invictum genomic region, the following are encoded:
- a CDS encoding Pr6Pr family membrane protein, giving the protein MAVTVEQKQSTGVRVARAWYGTIAVIVAIALVIQIVLIFTGGQDANSGSNATGPIGTRLVRLFSFFTIQSNLFVLGTSIALALSVHRDGRVWQVLRMDALLGIIITGLVYETVLARLVDPQGWALVATIGFHYIAPWATLIGWLIFGPRPRIAWRTTLLAFIWPVLWLVYTFVHGAVTGWYPYPFLDVSEIGLTASIVNSLVVLAIGIVLAIILTLIDHRLPSLVRGRTPERRA; this is encoded by the coding sequence GTGGCCGTGACCGTCGAGCAGAAGCAGAGCACCGGGGTGCGGGTCGCCCGAGCCTGGTACGGAACGATCGCGGTGATCGTCGCGATCGCCCTGGTCATCCAGATCGTGTTGATCTTCACCGGGGGTCAGGACGCGAATTCGGGGTCGAATGCGACGGGGCCCATCGGCACGCGCCTGGTGAGGCTGTTCAGCTTCTTCACGATCCAGAGCAACCTGTTCGTCCTCGGGACCTCGATCGCCCTTGCTCTGAGCGTCCATCGCGACGGCAGGGTCTGGCAGGTTCTCCGGATGGACGCGCTCCTTGGCATCATCATCACGGGTCTCGTCTACGAGACCGTGCTCGCACGGCTCGTCGACCCGCAGGGGTGGGCCCTCGTTGCAACGATCGGGTTCCACTACATCGCGCCCTGGGCGACCCTCATCGGGTGGCTGATCTTCGGCCCGCGTCCCCGGATCGCATGGCGGACGACGCTTCTCGCCTTCATCTGGCCGGTGCTGTGGCTGGTCTACACGTTCGTCCACGGCGCGGTCACCGGGTGGTATCCCTACCCGTTCCTCGACGTCAGCGAGATCGGGCTCACGGCGTCGATCGTGAACTCTCTCGTGGTGCTGGCGATCGGCATCGTGCTGGCGATCATCCTCACCCTGATCGATCACCGCCTGCCGTCGCTGGTGCGCGGACGGACGCCGGAGCGTCGTGCGTGA